From a single Phalacrocorax aristotelis chromosome 1, bGulAri2.1, whole genome shotgun sequence genomic region:
- the CBX6 gene encoding chromobox protein homolog 6 isoform X2 → MELSAVGERVFAAESIIKRRIRKGRIEYLVKWKGWAIKYSTWEPEENILDSRLIAAFEQKERERELYGPKKRGPKPKTFLLKPGSSTSSPKLHSSAAVHRLKKDIRRCHRMSRRPLPRPDPQNGGSVGGGAGIRPPVSPFSETVRIINRKVKPREPKRSRIILNLKVIDKGGKPANGAGGLARPKIPSRNRVIGKSKKFSESVLRTQIRHMKFGAFSLYNKPSAAPAPSLEGKGEAEGSQAAPCGLIMGSTPYDAPSSSSSGCPSPAPHSSSDPDDSPPKLLPETLSPAVPDWRESEVLDLSIPPESAATSKRSPPGGCSSGQTPSLSLSSSDPEQEAGDWRPEMSPCSNVVVTDVTSNLLTVTIKEFCNAEDFEKVAAGGGGGGGSK, encoded by the exons ATGGAGCTGTCTGCAGTGGGGGAGCGCGTCTTCGCCGCCGAGTCCATCATCAAGCGGCGCATCCGAAAG GGTCGCATCGAGTACCTGGTGAAATGGAAAGGCTGGGCCATCAA GTACAGCACCTGGGAACCCGAGGAGAACATACTGGACTCCCGCCTCATCGCTGCCTTCGAGCAGAA GGAACGAGAACGTGAGCTGTATGGGCCCAAGAAGAGAGGACCTAAGCCCAAAACTTTTCTCCTGAAG CCTGGTTCCAGCACCTCCTCTCCCAAGCTCCACTCCAGCGCTGCGGTGCACCGGCTCAAGAAAGACATCCGGCGATGCCACCGCATGTCCCGGCGCCCCCTGCCCCGTCCAGACCCCCAGAACGGCGGGAGTGTGGGTGGCGGGGCAGGCATCCGTCCTCCCGTCTCGCCCTTCTCGGAGACCGTCCGCATCATCAACCGTAAGGTGAAACCCCGCGAGCCCAAACGCAGCCGCATCATTCTCAACCTCAAAGTCATTGACAAAGGTGGGAAGCCAGCCAACGGGGCCGGGGGCCTGGCTCGGCCCAAGATCCCGTCCCGAAATCGTGTCATTGGCAAGAGCAAAAAGTTCAGCGAGAGTGTTCTCCGCACCCAGATCCGTCACATGAAGTTTGGCGCCTTTTCACTCTACAATAAGCCGTCTGCTGCACCTGCCCCCTCTCTGGAGGGCAAAGGGGAGGCTGAAGGCTCCCAGGCAGCCCCCTGTGGGCTCATTATGGGCTCTACCCCCTATgatgcccccagctccagctcctccgGCTGCCCATCGCCTGCTCCCCACTCCTCCTCTGACCCCGATGATTCCCCTCCAAAGCTGCTTCCTGAGACCCTCAGCCCAGCCGTCCCTGACTGGCGCGAGTCAGAAGTCCTCGACCTCTCGATCCCACCCGAGTCAGCCGCCACCAGCAAGCGTTCTCCCCCAGGAGGGTGCAGCAGCGGGCAGACACCTTCCttgtccctttcctcttctgacCCAGAGCAAGAGGCTGGCGACTGGCGTCCCGAGATGTCCCCTTGCTCTAACGTGGTGGTCACGGATGTCACCAGCAACCTTCTCACTGTCACCATCAAGGAGTTCTGCAATGCGGAGGATTTTGAGAAGGTGGCGGCGGGCGGTGGTGGCGGCGGAGGCAGCAAGTGA
- the CBX6 gene encoding chromobox protein homolog 6 isoform X1 translates to MELSAVGERVFAAESIIKRRIRKGRIEYLVKWKGWAIKYSTWEPEENILDSRLIAAFEQKERERELYGPKKRGPKPKTFLLKARAQAEALHIGDVHFSVKPGSSTSSPKLHSSAAVHRLKKDIRRCHRMSRRPLPRPDPQNGGSVGGGAGIRPPVSPFSETVRIINRKVKPREPKRSRIILNLKVIDKGGKPANGAGGLARPKIPSRNRVIGKSKKFSESVLRTQIRHMKFGAFSLYNKPSAAPAPSLEGKGEAEGSQAAPCGLIMGSTPYDAPSSSSSGCPSPAPHSSSDPDDSPPKLLPETLSPAVPDWRESEVLDLSIPPESAATSKRSPPGGCSSGQTPSLSLSSSDPEQEAGDWRPEMSPCSNVVVTDVTSNLLTVTIKEFCNAEDFEKVAAGGGGGGGSK, encoded by the exons ATGGAGCTGTCTGCAGTGGGGGAGCGCGTCTTCGCCGCCGAGTCCATCATCAAGCGGCGCATCCGAAAG GGTCGCATCGAGTACCTGGTGAAATGGAAAGGCTGGGCCATCAA GTACAGCACCTGGGAACCCGAGGAGAACATACTGGACTCCCGCCTCATCGCTGCCTTCGAGCAGAA GGAACGAGAACGTGAGCTGTATGGGCCCAAGAAGAGAGGACCTAAGCCCAAAACTTTTCTCCTGAAG GCTCGGGCCCAAGCGGAGGCCCTCCACATTGGGGATGTACACTTTTCTGTCAAGCCTGGTTCCAGCACCTCCTCTCCCAAGCTCCACTCCAGCGCTGCGGTGCACCGGCTCAAGAAAGACATCCGGCGATGCCACCGCATGTCCCGGCGCCCCCTGCCCCGTCCAGACCCCCAGAACGGCGGGAGTGTGGGTGGCGGGGCAGGCATCCGTCCTCCCGTCTCGCCCTTCTCGGAGACCGTCCGCATCATCAACCGTAAGGTGAAACCCCGCGAGCCCAAACGCAGCCGCATCATTCTCAACCTCAAAGTCATTGACAAAGGTGGGAAGCCAGCCAACGGGGCCGGGGGCCTGGCTCGGCCCAAGATCCCGTCCCGAAATCGTGTCATTGGCAAGAGCAAAAAGTTCAGCGAGAGTGTTCTCCGCACCCAGATCCGTCACATGAAGTTTGGCGCCTTTTCACTCTACAATAAGCCGTCTGCTGCACCTGCCCCCTCTCTGGAGGGCAAAGGGGAGGCTGAAGGCTCCCAGGCAGCCCCCTGTGGGCTCATTATGGGCTCTACCCCCTATgatgcccccagctccagctcctccgGCTGCCCATCGCCTGCTCCCCACTCCTCCTCTGACCCCGATGATTCCCCTCCAAAGCTGCTTCCTGAGACCCTCAGCCCAGCCGTCCCTGACTGGCGCGAGTCAGAAGTCCTCGACCTCTCGATCCCACCCGAGTCAGCCGCCACCAGCAAGCGTTCTCCCCCAGGAGGGTGCAGCAGCGGGCAGACACCTTCCttgtccctttcctcttctgacCCAGAGCAAGAGGCTGGCGACTGGCGTCCCGAGATGTCCCCTTGCTCTAACGTGGTGGTCACGGATGTCACCAGCAACCTTCTCACTGTCACCATCAAGGAGTTCTGCAATGCGGAGGATTTTGAGAAGGTGGCGGCGGGCGGTGGTGGCGGCGGAGGCAGCAAGTGA